The stretch of DNA GTCGGCCGCGAGGAGAGTGATGGAGAAACCTCGCATGTCCAAAGACGTGGCGAAGTCGCCGACGAGACTGCGGACCAGCACCACTCCGTGCCGCTCCAGGGCCTCGGTCAGCTCGTGAAGGATCGCGTAGAGCTCCAACCGGGTGGTTGACCCCAGTCCGTTGACCAGGGCGATGAGCCAGGAGCCGCGGACCAGTCCGGCCGAGGCGCCGATCGCCTCGGTCATCCGCGTCACCAGATCGGTCAGTGGTTCCTGCCGCACCGACCGGTCCGCCCGCTCGCCGTGCAGTCCCACCCCGAACTCCAGCAGGCCCGGTCCCAGTTCGAAGGCCGGGCGGCCGGTCGTCGGTACGGTGTGCGCGCCGGAGGCCACCGCGATGCTGCGGGAGCGTTCGGCGAGCGAGGCCCCCAGGGCGGCCAGGCTGTCCAGGTCGCGACCGCGGTCCGCGGCCGCCCCGAGGATCTTCTCGATGAGCACCGTCGCCCCGGTGCCGCGACGGCCCACCGCCACGCTCCCGGAGTCCGAGGCGAGATCGTCGTCCACCAGGACGCGGGCGCAGCGGATGCCGCGGTGCGCCAGCCGTTCGGCCGCGATGCCGAAGTTGATTTTGTCGCCGGTGTAGTTCTTGACGATGTGCAGCACACCGTCCTCCCGGGCGACCGCGCAGGACGCCTCGAACACCTGACGGTTGTGCGGGGAGGCGAAGACCAGCCCGGGACAGGCCGCGTCGAGCATGCCCTCACCGACGAACCCGATGTGCAGCGGCTCGTGACCGGACCCTCCGCCGGAGAGCAGCCCGACCCGGCGGGTGGGAGAGCTGCGCACGGTGCGGACGAAGCCGTGCTCGGCGTCGTAGACCACCGCGCCCCGATGGGCCTGCGCATAACCGGCGAGTGCGTCCCGGACCAGGGAGTCCGGTGCGTTGGCGAAATACAGGGCCATGGTCGCTCCTGAGTCCATCGGTACCGCAGAGCTCGTGAGGCCGGTGCCGTCGTACCGCCATCGTGAGGTGGCGTGGGGACGACGGCAACTCAGGAACACCCGTGCCGGGCGTGCCCCGGTGGGCACCCGGTGCCCGGCGGGCAGGCGGTGCCGGGCAGGTGGGCACCGCCGGGCGGGCACGCGGTGCCGGGCGGGGTGGTCGGTCCCGGACGGACCGGTGCGGTGCCACCCGCCGGACGACGACGATCCGCGCCGCGGGCCGCCCGTGGTCCGGGGCGGCCCGCGGCGCGGATCGCGGTGGAGCGGAGCCGGGGCGGGTCAGACCCGGCGCGCGGAGGTGATGACGACCGGGGTGACCGGCACGTCCTGCATGCCGCGGCTGACCGAGGTCTTGACGCTCACGATCTGGTCCACCACGTCCATGCCGCGCACGACCTTGCCGAAGACCGCGTAACCGAAGTCCCGCGTCCCGTGGTTGAGGAAGTCGTTGTCGGCGACGTTGATGAAGAACTGGGCGGTGGCCGAGTGCACCGCGGCGGTACGGGCCATGGCGAGCGTGCCACGGGTGTTGAGCAGCCCGTTGTCGGCCTCGTTGCGGATCGGCTCGTTGGTCTTCTTCTGCTGCATGTCCTCGGTGAAGCCGCCGCACTGGGCCATGAAACCGGGGATCACGCGGTGGAAGATGGTGCCGTCGTAGAAGCCGCTGTCCACGTACGAGAGGAAGTTGCGCACCGTGACGGGAGCCTTCTCCTCGTCGAGGCTCACCTGGATCTCGCCGAGGCTGGTCGTCAGCAGGACATCTACCATCTGTGCTCCCAAGAGAATTACCGAACGTGTTCGCGCCGCGGCCGCTCCGGCCCGTCCCCGTCGGGTGGGGGAGCGGAGCGCCCGGCGCGGGCCAGACCCCGGATCCTACTACCCGCCCTGATCCGGGCCGGTCAGCGCCGCCGACGCGGCTGCCCGGAGGGCGTGCCGGTGCCGCCGGCGGGCGGGGAGGACCGGGCCGGGCCCGCGGGGGCCGCGCGGGCGCCGCCGGCCTCCGCGGGCCGCCGGTCACCGGCGGGGCGCACCGGGCCCGGGCGCGTGGCCGGGTCCGGGCCTCACTCCCCGTAACCGCCGATCAGGCACTCATCGGGAACATCTAGACATATCACCCTATAGTGAGCGTGCGAACGGACGCCTCACCCCCCGGAGCCGCCATGCCTTCCCGCAGCACCCGGGCGCCCGCGGCCCACCCCGCGCCCACCGCCCGCACCGTGGCCACCGGCACCCCGCCGCGCGTCAGCGTGATCGTGCCCGCGTACAACGCGATGCCGGAGCTCACCCGCTGCATCACCTCCGCGATGGAGCAGACCCTCGGCCTGGACCGGATGGAGATCATCGCGATCGACGACGGGTCCACCGACGGCACGGGGGCGGAGCTGGACCGGCTCGCCGCCGGCTGCCCGGCGCTGCGCGTCGTCCACCAGCCCAACTCCGGCGGCGCCGGCGGCCCCCGCAACACCGGACTGGACCTGGCCCGCGGCGACTTCGTCTTCTTCCTCGACTCCGACGACTACCTGGGCCCGGACGCGCTGCGCCGGATGGTCGCCATGGCCGACGAGAACGGCACCGACGTGGTGCTGGGCAGGATGGTCTCGGTCGGCGGACGCGCCGTGCCCACCGCCGTCTTCCGGCACAACCAGCCGCGCACCGACATCTTCTCCTCCGCGGCCTACCGCACCCTCGGCCCGTGGAAGATGTTCCGCCGCTCCCTGATCGAACGGCTCGGGCTGCGTTTCCCGCCCTACCGCAACTGCGAGGACAAACCCTTCACCGCGGCCGCCTACCTCAACGCCGACGGCATATCCGTGGTCGCCGACTACGACTGCTACTACGTGCGCGACCGGGAGAACGGCAACAATCTCACCCGGGTCGCCGCCGGGCTCGCCCACCGCATGGACGGCAGCCGCCTGTGCTTCGAGACCGTCGCCCGCCACCTGGAGCCCGGCCCGCGCCGCGACCGCATCATGCGCCGCCACGTCGAGTGGGAGCTGTGCGGGCCGCTGCGCGGACTGCTCGCCCGGGAGGACGAGCGGGAGGCCCGCGAACGCTTCTACCCCGAGTTCCGGCACTGGGCCCGCACCTGGGCCACCGACGACATCTGCCGGCAACTGGAGGCCCGCGACCGGCTGCTGATCCACCTGCTGCGCGCCGACCGCTTCGACGACCTGATGACCGTGATACGCCGGGCCCGGGAGGACGAGCGGCGCGGCCTCCTGGTCGACAAGGGCCGGGTCTACTGGCTCCACCCGCTCTTCCGCGACCCGGCGGCCGGCGTCCCCGACGCCTGCTTCGACGTCACCGACCGGCTCCCGGTCCACCACGGCTTCGGCACCGCCCGCTGGCGGGACGGCGGCGTCCTGCGGGTGACCGGCCACGCACGCCTCGGCGACATCCCGGCGGTGGACCCGCGCACCGAGGTGATCCTGCGCGAACGGGACGCCGGCCGGCCCGACATCCGGCTCCCCGCCACCCCCGCGCCGCCCGGCGGGGACGACGGCCACCGGGCGGGGGGCTTCACGCTCGACATCGACCCGGCCACCGCGGACGGCGGCGCGCCGCTGTCCGCCGGCATCTGGGACCTCTTCCTCGACGTACGGGACCAGGGCGTCAGCCGCACCGTGCGCTTCCGCCGGGCGGAGACCGACCCCGACGGCCGGCGCACCCCGCCGCCCCCGGTCACCTTCGGCCCCGGCCCGGACGGCGAACCCCTCCGGGCCACCCCCTTCTTCACCCCCTACGGGAACGTCTCGCTGCGCATCGGCCCCTGCCCCCGGCTGCCGGCCGGCCCGCCCCCCGGCCGGGTCACCGGCGTCACCTGGGACCCGGCCGGGCGCGCCACCCTGGTCGTCACCGGACAGCTGACCGGCCCCGCCGCACCCCCGCCCGACCCGGCGGCCGGTGGGGCCCGTGGGGCCGGTGCCGGGGGCGCGGGGCCCGCCACCGGCGGAGCCGTACGTCTCCGGGTGCGCGACGGCGGGACGGGCGCGGTCCACGAGCTGCCGGTGTGCCCGGCGCCGGACGGCCCGCCCGGCGGGTTCACCGCCCGGCTGCCGCTGCCCGCGCTGGGACCGGGCCGATGGACCGTCACCCTGACGACGAGCGACGGCTCCGGGCCGCCCCGCGCCATTCCGGTGCCGTGCCCCAAAGGGCTCCGCGGCGCCCGGTGGTTCCGCCTCGGCCGCCCCTACTGCGTCCGGCCGCTGGCCTGCGGCCCGGACCGAACCCTGACCCTCCGGGTCGCCCCGCTCGACCTCCGGCGAGGAGCCCGAAGACGGCTGGCCCGGCTGCTGCGCGGCTGAGTGGTACGTCCCCTCGGCCCGTCGGACCGACAGCCCGGCGGCCGGCCGGTCCGACGGGCAGCCCGGTTCCTGGTGATCGACCGCTCCCAGCGCTCGGCCGACCGGTCGGGGCGGGGTCGGTCCGCCGTCCCCGCGGGCCGGCCCCCACGCCCCGAGGGTGTTGTCCCGTCGCCCCGGCGCACGCCGTGTCCGGCGGTCGGCCACCGGTCCGCACGGCCCGGAGGCCGGCCCGGTGGCCGGGACCGGAACCGCGGCCGGGGCCGGGACCCGGCGGTGGCGTCGGGACGGGGGCCGGGTGAGGCCGGGGACGGGGCCGCATCCGGAGGCGGGGCCCGGGCCCCGGCCGGGCCCGGCGCATCTTACCGGGGACCTACCATGACGCCATGTTCGCCGAACTGCAGTGCGTCGTTCTGGACTGCCCCGACCCGGCCCGACTGGCCCGCTTCTACCGAGCGATGCTCGGCGGCGCCGTGGACCGCCCCGATCCCCGCTGGGAGGTGAACCAGGACTGGTCCACCCTCCACCTGCCGAACGGGACGGTGCTCGCCTTCCAGCGGGTCGCCGACCACCGGCCGCCCCGCTGGCCGGACCCGGCCCACCCCCAGCAGTTCCATCTCGACTTCGCGGTGGCGGACCTGGAGCGGGCCGACGAACAGGCGCTCGCCCTCGGTGCCACGGTGCTCCACGACGGCGACGGACGGAGCTGGCGCGTCTACGCCGACCCGGCGGGCCACCCGTTCTGCCTCGTCCGGCATTCCGCCCCGGATGCCCCCGAGGGCTGAGGCCCCCCGGGTGCCGCCCGCCGTTCCCCGCGCCGACCGCGCCGGGGAACGGCGGGCGGGGCCGGGCGCGGGAAGGAACCGGCGCCTGCCGCCCGCGGGCCCGTGCCCGGGCGACGGCGTGCGGCGATGCCCGGCCCGCGGTCGGTCAGCCGAGGCGCTTGTAGAAGAAGCTGCAGTCCCGCAGCGTGCCCCGGGGGTCGGCCGCGTAGTCCGGCACGATCCCGTACCGGGTCCAGCCGGCCGCGCGGTACAGGCTCTCCGCGGCGCTGCCCGTCTCGGTGTCCAGCAGCAGCAAGGTGGCACCGGCCCGGGCGGCGGCCTCTTCGGCGGTGGCGAGCAGCGCCCGGCCCAGGCCCTTGCCGCGGGCGTCGCGGTGCACCATGAGCTTGACGACCTCGGCGCGGTGCCGGCCGTTGGCCTTGGACTCCCGGGCCAGGCTCACGGTGCCGCTGACGCCCCGGGGTCCGTGGGCCACCCATACGGTGAGACTGCCGTCGGCGACGGCGGGCCGCCGGGCGTGCCACCAGGCCGCCGCCTCCGGCGGGCCGAACGGGGCGACGAAGCCCAGTGAGGAGCCGTCGGTCACCACATCGGCGAGGAGCCGGGCCAGGCCCGGTACTTCCGCGGGGAAGTCGTCGGGGGACAGACGGGTGATGGTGAGGGTGGTGTCCACGGAATCCTCGCTTCTCGGACCGCCGGGCAATCCCGGCGGCGGGTGGGCGCCCTGCCGGGCGCGGGGCCGGGGCGCCGCTCAGGGCAGCACGATCAGCAGGGCGTAACGGGCCGGCGCCGGGCCCGGGCAGCGGAACCGCGACGGCCCCCACAGCCGGAACCGCAGGCAGTCGCCGGCCCCCACCCGGTGCGCGTCCCCGTCCACGGTCACCTCCAACTCGCCCGCCAGTACCCAGATGTGTTGCTCCAGACCGGGCACCGGTGGGCCGTCGTAGGAGATGTCCGCGCCGGGCCGCAGGAGACCCTCCACCACCTCGCCCCGCAGCCCGGGGTGCGGCGGTGACACCGAACGCCGTTCGAACCCGGACGCGGCGTCGTGCCACACGGTCTGACCGTCCGCCCGGATCATCTGCGGGGGCTCGGACTCCACCTCGGCCAGCAGGCGGGACATCGTCCGCCCGTGTGCCGCGCAGAGCCGGTTGAGCAGCGCCGCGGTCGGGCTGATCTCGGCGCGCTCCAGGCGGGACAGCGTCGAGCGGCTGATGCCGGTGCGCTGTGCCAGCTCCTCCAGTGACCAGCCGCGGGCCGCCCGCAGCCGGGCGAGCCGGTCCGCCAGCCGCGCGTCCATGGTCTCCGGGTCCACCGGTTCCGCCGGGGCCACCGGTTCCACCGGGTTGTCCGGCTCGGAGCCCGGATGCAGGACGCCCCCATTGATCTTTCCCATATCCGGGATTCTATCCCGGATATGGGAGGCCCATCGATCGGGGGTGGGGAGAGCCGGTACGCGGCGGGGCCCGTGGACCGGGCGGAGCGCCCGGCGGTGATCGCGGAACGGCGGAATACCTTCGCGAACCGGCCGGGCCGACCCCGTAAACTCGGCCACCGCTCCGGCCTCGGCGGGAGACCCGGGCAGCCGACTTGGAAGGGTTCGACAACGTGAGTTACACCAGCAAAGCCGAAGCGCCGATCTACGACCGCCTCGTGCAGGAGAGAGGCGACGTGCCGGCCGAGGTGCGTCAGACCGCCGAACGGACCCTGCGGGAGGTGGAGCGGGCGATGGACTTCCGGGTCCCCCGCCCGCTCGCTCGCTGACCTCACGCAGGGCGCCGCCGACCGTGCGCGGGGCGGCCGGCGGCCGGAATCCCGGGCCGCCGCCCCCTGACACGGCGCCACCACCGTCCGGTGCCGCGCCGCGGCCGCCACGCCGCCGCCCCACCGGCACCCTGCGGCAGAGCCGCCGTACGACCGCCGCCCTGTGGACGCGCGCCTGAGCCGACGCCGTGACGCCGGTGCCCCGGCGGGCCGACGCCGCCACCGCCGCGCGGCCTCCGCCGCCGTGTTCCCCAACGCCCGCGCCGCTTCCCGGCACCCCGTCGCCTCCGGCACCGTGTCTTCCCGGTCCCTCGCCGTCTCTCCGGGCACCGTGGCACGTCCCGGGCACCTCGCTCTCCTCCCGGTGTGCCGTGCCGTGGCCGCTGATGCCGCGCCCGGTCCCGCCGGGCCGCTCCGCCTCCGGTCGGCCGGCGCCGGTCGCCGAAGGGGCGCCGGGTACCCCCCGTCCCTCCGGCCGCCGGTGCTGCCCGGGCCGGGCGCCGGTGGTGCCGGGCGTCGTGGTGCGCGCCCCGGTTCCAGCCGTCGGGCCGCCACCCGGCGGCTGATGGGTGGTGAGGTGCGGACGCCGCGGCGCGGCGGAATCCGGACAGCGCACCGGCCGGATCCCCGCTGTCTTTACGGGCGTTTTCCCCACCTTGCCCCATCCGCGGGCCACCGCCGCGGCCGCTCGTGACCAGGGAATGGAGTGATGCCGGTCACGCGGAACGGGCGCGGTGTTAGTCATTCCCGTGGCACGTGACCCGCACGGTGCCCGGCCACCGGGGTGCGGCCCCGCCCTCGTCACGCGCCGGCCACCGCACGGTGGGCGCGCCGGGCCCGTTCCCGGAGCGGCGCGGCCCGCCACCGGACGGGTCCGGTGCGTCCCGCCGCTCCGGCAGGTCAGCCGCCGAACACCTGGGTCCAGTACGTGCCGGCGGTGCCGCCCGCCGTGTAACCGACACCGAGCCAGGTGAAGTCGGGGGAGAGGATGTTGGCCCGGTGGCCGGGGCTGTCCATCCAGTCCTGCACCACCCCGGCGGGGGTGCGCCGGCC from Streptomyces pactum encodes:
- a CDS encoding helix-turn-helix domain-containing protein: MDARLADRLARLRAARGWSLEELAQRTGISRSTLSRLERAEISPTAALLNRLCAAHGRTMSRLLAEVESEPPQMIRADGQTVWHDAASGFERRSVSPPHPGLRGEVVEGLLRPGADISYDGPPVPGLEQHIWVLAGELEVTVDGDAHRVGAGDCLRFRLWGPSRFRCPGPAPARYALLIVLP
- a CDS encoding peptidylprolyl isomerase; protein product: MVDVLLTTSLGEIQVSLDEEKAPVTVRNFLSYVDSGFYDGTIFHRVIPGFMAQCGGFTEDMQQKKTNEPIRNEADNGLLNTRGTLAMARTAAVHSATAQFFINVADNDFLNHGTRDFGYAVFGKVVRGMDVVDQIVSVKTSVSRGMQDVPVTPVVITSARRV
- a CDS encoding dihydroxyacetone kinase subunit DhaK translates to MALYFANAPDSLVRDALAGYAQAHRGAVVYDAEHGFVRTVRSSPTRRVGLLSGGGSGHEPLHIGFVGEGMLDAACPGLVFASPHNRQVFEASCAVAREDGVLHIVKNYTGDKINFGIAAERLAHRGIRCARVLVDDDLASDSGSVAVGRRGTGATVLIEKILGAAADRGRDLDSLAALGASLAERSRSIAVASGAHTVPTTGRPAFELGPGLLEFGVGLHGERADRSVRQEPLTDLVTRMTEAIGASAGLVRGSWLIALVNGLGSTTRLELYAILHELTEALERHGVVLVRSLVGDFATSLDMRGFSITLLAADPEVVELFDAPASAPAWPGGGDRRQELPSWNSTGRSPAAGYSASRTLFPPLSPS
- a CDS encoding GNAT family N-acetyltransferase is translated as MDTTLTITRLSPDDFPAEVPGLARLLADVVTDGSSLGFVAPFGPPEAAAWWHARRPAVADGSLTVWVAHGPRGVSGTVSLARESKANGRHRAEVVKLMVHRDARGKGLGRALLATAEEAAARAGATLLLLDTETGSAAESLYRAAGWTRYGIVPDYAADPRGTLRDCSFFYKRLG
- a CDS encoding VOC family protein, coding for MFAELQCVVLDCPDPARLARFYRAMLGGAVDRPDPRWEVNQDWSTLHLPNGTVLAFQRVADHRPPRWPDPAHPQQFHLDFAVADLERADEQALALGATVLHDGDGRSWRVYADPAGHPFCLVRHSAPDAPEG
- a CDS encoding glycosyltransferase family 2 protein — translated: MPSRSTRAPAAHPAPTARTVATGTPPRVSVIVPAYNAMPELTRCITSAMEQTLGLDRMEIIAIDDGSTDGTGAELDRLAAGCPALRVVHQPNSGGAGGPRNTGLDLARGDFVFFLDSDDYLGPDALRRMVAMADENGTDVVLGRMVSVGGRAVPTAVFRHNQPRTDIFSSAAYRTLGPWKMFRRSLIERLGLRFPPYRNCEDKPFTAAAYLNADGISVVADYDCYYVRDRENGNNLTRVAAGLAHRMDGSRLCFETVARHLEPGPRRDRIMRRHVEWELCGPLRGLLAREDEREARERFYPEFRHWARTWATDDICRQLEARDRLLIHLLRADRFDDLMTVIRRAREDERRGLLVDKGRVYWLHPLFRDPAAGVPDACFDVTDRLPVHHGFGTARWRDGGVLRVTGHARLGDIPAVDPRTEVILRERDAGRPDIRLPATPAPPGGDDGHRAGGFTLDIDPATADGGAPLSAGIWDLFLDVRDQGVSRTVRFRRAETDPDGRRTPPPPVTFGPGPDGEPLRATPFFTPYGNVSLRIGPCPRLPAGPPPGRVTGVTWDPAGRATLVVTGQLTGPAAPPPDPAAGGARGAGAGGAGPATGGAVRLRVRDGGTGAVHELPVCPAPDGPPGGFTARLPLPALGPGRWTVTLTTSDGSGPPRAIPVPCPKGLRGARWFRLGRPYCVRPLACGPDRTLTLRVAPLDLRRGARRRLARLLRG